The following proteins come from a genomic window of Lolium rigidum isolate FL_2022 chromosome 5, APGP_CSIRO_Lrig_0.1, whole genome shotgun sequence:
- the LOC124655984 gene encoding uncharacterized protein LOC124655984, producing MSWFLLSKNLMRLEKGMLWPNSMGQYSIVSYMGLELSWLSRRVTTLVTKMASMVGAGKERLLWISNLMDSKCIEIDREIMESVALYVDGLHSELSSDGSRRQWPNLRPVLAKMQSLSMADFGLVLVFTHALTEVHLRTYYDEKKTPAEQDETQEDASSLVGECRKLSNYMLYLLVSHPEMLPVTGSVDTTLEFFVRKVAEYEDGGGKVDLMCGTRKLLEDQISLHLVQPSKETLEEIRDFWLRLLLYAAGKSRGDTHAARLAGGGELLTFAWLLMAHLEIGDSWLRRIELGDTSGGDMRPELAYVFPGGHV from the coding sequence ATGTCATGGTTTCTTCTCTCCAAGAACCTTATGAGGTTGGAAAAAGGAATGTTGTGGCCCAACTCCATGGGTCAGTACAGCATTGTGAGCTACATGGGTCTTGAGCTATCATGGCTGTCCAGACGAGTGACGACGTTGGTCACCAAGATGGCAAGCATGGTTGGCGCTGGAAAGGAGAGGCTCCTGTGGATCAGCAACTTAATGGACAGCAAGTGCATCGAAATCGACCGGGAAATCATGGAGAGTGTTGCACTGTATGTCGATGGCTTGCATTCTGAGCTAAGTAGTGATGGGTCGAGAAGACAGTGGCCGAATCTTCGTCCGGTGTTGGCGAAGATGCAATCGCTGTCCATGGCTGATTTTGGTCTGGTCCTTGTCTTCACGCACGCCTTGACAGAGGTACACTTGCGTACCTATTATGATGAGAAGAAGACTCCTGCAGAGCAAGACGAAACGCAGGAGGACGCATCATCACTGGTCGGCGAGTGCCGTAAGCTGTCCAACTACATGCTCTACCTTCTGGTCAGCCACCCTGAGATGCTGCCGGTCACCGGCAGCGTGGATACCACTCTGGAGTTCTTTGTTCGCAAGGTCGCCGAATACGAAGACGGCGGCGGCAAAGTCGATCTCATGTGCGGTACACGTAAGCTGCTGGAAGATCAGATCAGTTTGCACCTTGTCCAGCCAAGCAAAGAGACGCTGGAGGAGATCAGAGACTTTTGGCTGAGGCTCCTCTTGTATGCCGCCGGCAAGTCCCGAGGGGACACCCACGCCGCGCGGCTGGCCGGAGGTGGCGAGCTTCTCACCTTCGCTTGGTTGCTCATGGCCCACCTTGAAATCGGGGATTCCTGGCTCCGCAGGATTGAACTTGGCGATACAAGTGGTGGGGACATGAGGCCTGAGCTAGCCTATGTCTTCCCGGGTGGCCATGTTTGA